The Verrucomicrobiota bacterium JB022 genome contains a region encoding:
- a CDS encoding UvrD-helicase domain-containing protein, translating to MLPLVDQSARDRFVAEHARNFSVLAPAGVGKTTSIVNRIVALAEQAAREGQSLRDLVVVTYTRQAADEMYQRAKYALVERGSGPRALGELGQAFFGTIHSFCLRLVQLHGWRLNLPAQLEMEAESEELWETFRREVAGLLEPAPEAWRAPLAALGAVSEVFGLAPKLPPEVLALSPDPVAALQQLGAPPPVDLQEVMAAGGRGKKETQEAYKQQLRAWREGWLELLAHPETPPGEAPSLPLPEVSSGGSEIVGAARAACAPLQGWYTEAVFQLAVLLARRFQAFKLARGRASFDDAISLAFRLVRHPETVKEIRQQGLRVLLDEAQDTDPLQFRILTEITRAPDATDCWADGAGQGPRAGFFCMVGDPQQSIYSDRADLGFYRALHRRLLDDGGEELRFEVTMRCQQTVVDSLNALLPLVLAGGDEPGSQVPYITLHARPDADEGQVVRLELAAPEDEKPDLERDYARALVDRLEGVGLEAWRARSWSQVAILCPRNEWLTPLSRELKHRGLPVQLLTTRLQRRDQPAWAWTVAALEVLADPDNAFEMYGLLREILGFSDDAIATYTRRFRRNGTWPAVHPLSLQAPQPWIGHPVGKVLEALRQRWQELEEAPLYVRVRRWLEGLQLVERLASLPESVAGEAEAVVQAILRQSAEAEEQRVTLPEWVAKLRSWVERTAVEAGEELTACNLLTCFKAKGLGWDAVVLPYFFRPIGFMEDRFPRVLWDSREGAQVALTKHWQPDNWKDDKNLRRERELERLLYVACTRARQTLVFVDDEAWMKKPDRSLGALLRVPLGGENRKLWQALPTELAAVAEAAPPRVAPTPAPELPEVSFELEQARAAAAEGWQRTLPSSLAHHAAPEETRRERRVANDFDEETATVPFDPTAYGNWWHETMEHTPWEQAREAWRAHWEGCLPACPDAERGQRELELLEQSDFATLLGDRPRQVRCEVPFLDPADGGIAMEGIIDWLGWLEEPDELLLVDWKTDLTAGEGSDLIERYGPQIRAYLAGLQRHGGAALHACVYSTRLGRLMKVQ from the coding sequence ATGTTGCCGCTTGTCGACCAATCCGCGCGCGACCGCTTTGTGGCGGAGCACGCCCGCAATTTTTCCGTGTTGGCCCCGGCGGGGGTCGGCAAGACGACTTCGATCGTCAACCGCATCGTGGCGCTGGCCGAGCAGGCGGCCCGCGAAGGCCAGTCGTTGCGCGACCTCGTGGTGGTGACGTATACCCGGCAGGCGGCGGACGAGATGTACCAGCGCGCCAAGTATGCGCTCGTCGAGCGTGGATCCGGCCCGCGTGCGCTGGGTGAGCTGGGGCAGGCGTTTTTCGGCACGATCCATAGCTTTTGCCTGCGTCTGGTGCAGCTCCACGGATGGCGGCTCAACCTCCCGGCTCAACTGGAGATGGAGGCCGAGAGCGAGGAGCTGTGGGAGACGTTTCGCCGTGAGGTGGCCGGGCTGCTGGAGCCTGCCCCGGAGGCCTGGCGCGCGCCCTTGGCAGCGCTCGGAGCCGTGTCGGAGGTGTTTGGGCTCGCGCCGAAGCTGCCGCCGGAGGTGCTGGCGCTTTCGCCCGATCCCGTTGCGGCTCTGCAACAGCTCGGCGCGCCGCCGCCCGTCGACTTGCAGGAGGTGATGGCGGCCGGGGGGCGTGGCAAAAAGGAGACGCAGGAGGCCTACAAGCAGCAGTTGCGAGCCTGGCGTGAGGGCTGGCTGGAGCTGTTGGCGCACCCGGAGACGCCGCCCGGCGAGGCTCCGTCGCTACCCTTGCCGGAGGTATCGAGCGGCGGCAGCGAGATCGTGGGCGCCGCCCGTGCGGCCTGTGCTCCCTTGCAGGGCTGGTACACGGAGGCGGTCTTTCAACTCGCGGTGTTGCTGGCGCGCCGTTTTCAGGCCTTCAAGCTGGCCCGAGGCCGCGCGAGCTTCGACGACGCCATTTCGCTCGCCTTCCGGCTCGTGCGTCACCCGGAGACGGTCAAGGAGATCCGCCAGCAGGGCCTGCGGGTGCTGCTAGACGAGGCGCAGGACACCGACCCGCTGCAGTTCCGCATCCTCACCGAGATTACCCGCGCGCCCGACGCTACCGATTGCTGGGCCGACGGAGCAGGGCAGGGGCCGCGCGCCGGCTTTTTCTGCATGGTGGGCGACCCGCAGCAGAGTATTTACAGCGACCGGGCCGACTTGGGCTTCTACCGCGCGCTGCACCGTCGCCTGCTCGACGACGGGGGCGAGGAGCTGCGTTTTGAGGTGACGATGCGCTGCCAGCAAACGGTGGTCGACAGCCTGAACGCTCTCTTGCCGCTCGTTTTGGCGGGTGGCGACGAGCCGGGCAGTCAGGTGCCTTACATCACGCTGCACGCCCGCCCGGACGCGGACGAGGGGCAGGTCGTGCGGCTGGAACTCGCGGCGCCGGAAGACGAAAAGCCGGACCTGGAGCGCGATTACGCCCGGGCGCTGGTGGACCGGCTGGAAGGGGTGGGGCTCGAAGCATGGCGGGCGCGCAGTTGGAGCCAGGTGGCGATCCTGTGCCCGCGCAACGAGTGGCTGACCCCCCTCTCTCGCGAGCTGAAGCACCGGGGGTTGCCCGTGCAGCTACTCACCACGCGCCTGCAACGCCGCGATCAGCCCGCGTGGGCGTGGACGGTGGCCGCGCTCGAAGTGCTGGCCGATCCAGACAACGCGTTTGAGATGTACGGCCTGCTGCGCGAAATCCTCGGTTTTTCGGACGACGCGATTGCGACCTACACCCGCCGCTTCCGCCGCAACGGCACTTGGCCCGCCGTCCACCCGCTGAGCCTGCAGGCACCGCAGCCGTGGATCGGTCACCCGGTGGGCAAGGTATTGGAGGCGCTGCGGCAGCGCTGGCAAGAGCTGGAGGAAGCGCCGCTTTATGTGCGGGTGCGCCGCTGGCTGGAGGGCCTGCAACTGGTCGAGCGGCTGGCTTCGCTGCCGGAATCGGTGGCGGGGGAGGCCGAGGCCGTCGTGCAGGCGATCTTGCGCCAGTCGGCAGAGGCCGAAGAGCAGCGCGTGACCTTGCCCGAGTGGGTGGCGAAGTTGCGCAGCTGGGTCGAGCGTACCGCGGTTGAGGCGGGAGAAGAGCTGACCGCCTGCAATCTGCTGACCTGCTTCAAGGCCAAGGGGCTGGGCTGGGACGCCGTGGTGCTGCCATATTTTTTCCGCCCCATCGGCTTCATGGAAGACCGCTTCCCCCGCGTGCTCTGGGATTCGCGGGAGGGCGCGCAGGTGGCGCTGACCAAGCACTGGCAGCCGGATAACTGGAAGGACGACAAGAACCTGCGTCGCGAGCGCGAGCTGGAGCGCTTGCTGTATGTCGCCTGCACCCGTGCGCGCCAGACGTTGGTCTTTGTCGACGACGAGGCGTGGATGAAAAAGCCCGACCGTTCGCTCGGCGCCCTGCTACGCGTGCCCTTGGGGGGCGAAAACCGGAAGCTCTGGCAGGCTTTGCCGACGGAATTGGCGGCGGTGGCCGAAGCTGCCCCGCCGCGCGTCGCGCCCACCCCAGCCCCGGAGCTGCCCGAGGTGTCCTTTGAGCTGGAACAGGCCCGGGCGGCGGCCGCAGAGGGGTGGCAGCGGACTTTACCCAGCTCGCTGGCCCACCATGCGGCCCCCGAGGAGACGCGGCGCGAGCGGCGGGTGGCCAACGATTTCGACGAAGAAACCGCCACCGTGCCCTTCGACCCAACGGCCTACGGCAACTGGTGGCACGAGACGATGGAGCATACGCCGTGGGAGCAGGCGCGGGAGGCCTGGCGGGCACATTGGGAGGGCTGTTTGCCCGCCTGCCCGGATGCCGAGCGGGGCCAACGCGAGCTGGAATTGCTGGAGCAGAGCGACTTTGCGACCTTGCTGGGCGACCGCCCGCGTCAGGTACGCTGCGAGGTGCCCTTCCTCGACCCCGCCGACGGGGGGATCGCGATGGAGGGGATCATCGACTGGCTGGGCTGGCTGGAGGAGCCGGACGAATTATTGCTCGTCGATTGGAAGACGGATCTCACTGCGGGCGAAGGATCCGATCTAATAGAGCGTTACGGTCCGCAAATTCGCGCTTATCTTGCTGGCTTGCAAAGGCATGGCGGCGCGGCGCTCCACGCGTGCGTTTACAGTACCCGACTGGGCCGTTTGATGAAAGTTCAGTAA
- a CDS encoding cytotoxic translational repressor of toxin-antitoxin stability system has protein sequence MSTSDSPSQSSYQTLGRRSSGFFQVTFSDQAMKMLNQLPVDDQLRMVSEMSELNEEALKRHSEKIREFSRDGKTFYRLSAGEFRCYFEVRGSVLYAHYILHQHTIADFLFRNNRPLTDEILAEKEASFWKYLEATIKW, from the coding sequence ATGTCCACGTCCGATTCTCCTTCGCAATCGAGTTACCAGACCCTTGGCCGTCGCTCCAGCGGGTTCTTCCAGGTCACTTTCAGCGACCAAGCCATGAAGATGCTCAACCAGCTGCCGGTCGACGACCAGTTGCGCATGGTCAGCGAAATGAGCGAACTCAACGAGGAGGCCCTGAAGCGCCACAGCGAGAAGATCCGCGAGTTCTCCCGCGACGGCAAAACCTTCTACCGCCTCTCGGCAGGTGAATTCCGCTGCTACTTCGAGGTCCGGGGCTCCGTGCTCTACGCCCACTACATTCTCCACCAGCACACGATCGCGGATTTTCTCTTCCGCAACAATCGCCCGCTGACGGACGAAATCCTCGCCGAAAAGGAAGCCAGCTTCTGGAAGTACCTGGAGGCCACGATCAAGTGGTAG
- a CDS encoding response regulator — MTIPQGLLGIANLPSPFWPAAGIALIGVMRYGYGILPGVFLGQFLVNITNIPSRWQESPWDYFLEYALMALGPVVMMAAIYAWTRPLMVKGGRLSNPKDWLELYFKAGPGGGLISCTWVAVVLMVFNRSGVTLHFWNVWWVGDTMGLVALLPLAVILSRTPRNEWATRLLSFGSLLSGAILIVTLVFAIYCRQHVERQEAYYASEMRLIEKGLQQRLDNAAQDLQLLARHYAVNHELPPELFRNLATDIHQSVRDVQAVTWMPIVAPDGVEAFEAEERALYGRHYRIYIRPQDEAAAAASPVKAHVPIAYTYPLDGNMASLGLDVLHHREAGEAIFGTLVAGESRMSPPMELVQERDGRRGAVIYLATEAVPDLAELNEMPTGRVALFSVVLRIDDVLLGLLKERPEQGYRVIAYDVTDRKSPILLSAVMPGEVLPLESQPAPAECRSAYCNWVEITSSGRTWGLMLDGEMPDIPWFEESIPLTITLGSVGFTTLLSLLCLAMFQRHEAIQHEVRQRTQQLAEAKEKAEQLTQAKGTFLATMSHEIRTPLNGIIATSELLRESDLRATQREYADIIHQSSNVLLAIINDILDYSKLEAGKLELDERPFMPGDLARQIASIFTVNARQRGLAFNLELPAPADDHVALGDPARISQIVINLLGNALKFTPYGFVALRCVLERPTRGRIRIVYEVQDSGLGIPQEQQGKLFQAFQQAHRANSSEGTGLGLAISRQIAEAMDARLWFESEEGKGTSFFFEVELPEGPPMDASEVESTVERLQQLSLARMQEAPAIPPIMVEAPSANGHARGCVLVVEDNQVNQRVATLILNKLGYSVDIARSGREGIERWKEGRHQLMLLDCQLPDIDGFEVARRIRKEHDPEHLRPIVAMTAHRLEGDRDRCLAVGMDDYISKPVQIETLRQLLEKWIPAY; from the coding sequence TTGACGATCCCGCAGGGGCTGCTCGGCATTGCCAACCTGCCTTCGCCTTTCTGGCCGGCGGCTGGCATCGCCTTGATCGGCGTGATGCGCTATGGCTACGGCATCCTGCCGGGCGTGTTCCTGGGGCAGTTTCTGGTCAACATCACCAACATCCCCTCGCGGTGGCAGGAGAGCCCGTGGGATTACTTTCTGGAATACGCGCTGATGGCCCTCGGGCCCGTCGTGATGATGGCCGCCATCTACGCCTGGACGCGGCCCCTGATGGTCAAGGGCGGTCGTCTCAGCAACCCGAAGGACTGGCTGGAACTCTACTTCAAGGCCGGGCCCGGCGGCGGTCTGATCAGCTGTACCTGGGTGGCCGTCGTGCTCATGGTCTTCAACCGCTCGGGCGTGACGCTGCACTTCTGGAACGTGTGGTGGGTAGGCGATACGATGGGTCTGGTGGCGTTGCTGCCGCTGGCGGTGATCCTCAGCCGCACGCCGCGCAACGAATGGGCCACCCGGCTCTTGTCGTTCGGCAGTCTCCTCAGCGGGGCAATCCTCATCGTGACACTCGTTTTTGCGATCTACTGCCGCCAGCATGTGGAGCGGCAGGAGGCCTACTACGCGAGCGAGATGCGCCTGATCGAGAAGGGCCTGCAGCAGCGCCTCGACAATGCCGCGCAAGACCTCCAGCTGCTCGCCCGGCACTACGCCGTAAACCATGAGCTGCCGCCGGAGCTGTTTCGCAATCTGGCGACCGACATCCATCAATCGGTGCGCGATGTGCAGGCGGTGACGTGGATGCCAATCGTCGCACCAGACGGTGTCGAGGCTTTTGAGGCGGAGGAGCGCGCCCTCTATGGGCGCCATTACCGTATTTATATCCGCCCGCAGGACGAGGCCGCCGCTGCTGCTTCTCCGGTGAAGGCACATGTGCCGATCGCCTATACCTACCCGCTCGACGGCAACATGGCTTCTCTCGGGCTGGACGTGTTGCACCACCGGGAGGCGGGCGAAGCCATTTTTGGCACTTTGGTGGCGGGCGAGTCGCGCATGTCTCCTCCGATGGAGCTGGTGCAGGAGCGTGACGGGCGACGTGGGGCGGTGATTTACCTTGCGACCGAGGCGGTGCCCGACCTGGCGGAGCTGAACGAGATGCCGACGGGCCGGGTGGCGCTCTTTTCTGTCGTGCTGCGGATCGACGACGTGTTGCTCGGCCTGTTGAAGGAACGCCCCGAGCAGGGCTACCGCGTCATCGCCTACGATGTGACGGATCGAAAGTCGCCCATCCTGCTCTCGGCCGTGATGCCGGGCGAGGTACTGCCGCTGGAGAGCCAGCCTGCGCCGGCGGAGTGTCGTAGCGCCTATTGCAACTGGGTCGAGATCACCAGCTCGGGCCGCACCTGGGGCCTGATGCTCGATGGCGAGATGCCCGACATCCCGTGGTTTGAAGAGTCGATCCCTTTGACGATCACTTTGGGCAGCGTGGGCTTTACCACGCTGCTTTCGCTGCTTTGCCTGGCCATGTTCCAGCGGCACGAGGCCATCCAGCACGAGGTGCGGCAGCGCACCCAGCAGCTGGCCGAAGCCAAGGAAAAGGCCGAGCAGCTGACTCAGGCCAAAGGCACCTTCCTGGCCACCATGAGCCACGAGATCCGCACTCCGCTCAACGGCATCATCGCCACGAGCGAGCTGTTGCGCGAGTCCGACCTGCGCGCCACGCAGCGCGAGTACGCCGACATCATCCACCAGAGCTCGAACGTCCTGCTGGCGATCATCAACGACATTCTCGACTACAGCAAACTGGAGGCAGGCAAGCTGGAGCTGGACGAGCGGCCCTTCATGCCGGGTGATCTGGCGCGTCAGATTGCCTCGATCTTTACCGTCAACGCCCGCCAGCGTGGCCTCGCCTTCAATCTCGAACTGCCGGCCCCGGCGGACGACCACGTGGCGCTGGGAGATCCCGCCCGGATCAGCCAGATCGTGATCAACCTGTTGGGCAACGCCCTCAAGTTCACGCCCTACGGCTTCGTGGCCCTGCGCTGCGTACTGGAACGGCCCACGCGTGGCCGTATCCGCATTGTCTATGAGGTGCAGGACTCCGGTCTCGGCATCCCGCAGGAGCAACAGGGCAAGCTGTTCCAGGCCTTCCAGCAGGCGCACCGCGCCAATAGCAGCGAAGGGACCGGCCTCGGCCTCGCGATCTCGCGCCAGATCGCGGAGGCGATGGACGCGCGCCTGTGGTTCGAGAGCGAAGAGGGCAAGGGCACGAGCTTTTTCTTTGAGGTGGAGCTGCCGGAGGGCCCGCCAATGGACGCTTCCGAGGTGGAGTCGACGGTCGAGCGCCTGCAGCAGCTGAGCCTCGCACGGATGCAGGAAGCGCCGGCGATTCCGCCCATCATGGTCGAGGCACCTTCGGCCAACGGCCACGCCCGGGGCTGCGTCCTCGTGGTGGAAGACAACCAGGTCAACCAGCGCGTCGCCACTTTGATCCTGAACAAGCTCGGCTACAGCGTGGACATTGCGCGCAGCGGCCGGGAAGGGATCGAGCGCTGGAAGGAAGGCCGCCACCAGCTGATGCTGCTCGACTGCCAGTTGCCGGACATCGACGGCTTTGAAGTGGCCCGCCGCATCCGCAAAGAGCACGACCCTGAACACCTGCGCCCGATCGTCGCCATGACGGCCCACCGCCTGGAAGGCGATCGCGACCGCTGCCTCGCCGTGGGGATGGACGACTATATCAGCAAGCCCGTGCAGATCGAAACGCTGCGCCAGCTGCTGGAAAAGTGGATCCCGGCTTACTAG
- a CDS encoding PD-(D/E)XK nuclease family protein: protein METSTAFYAAHHADDLWPVVEAWCRLYRLSLAPPKRPDVVVAPSRALSAALKTRLLDAGVGTVGLQFWTPSDLRRHLVRARYEGRKLATREDLQLLAALARPELPADAVEGIPPSPDAWLTAWDELASAGWGAEAFSIPFAQQWTERFEKLLDKIGLLTTPKAEVAFAEERPAEPRLGRVLLVGFGPGHHRWQTLLRGAVRQAQDVTFVFPRPAETTWGQVWWSLWESLAGEPSVIETGEARTSPLTPLVEALETSGRLTTTVPLELNVARSLSQEADLVARQVVAALAEPEAERIGVLLPNTQGLARLVAQRLQDLQIPHHDTFGFFAAASAEQRLFNHWVAWQQDRRVDDAYAFFRLLADLGKFDPVVLKRAHRGWENAIEALISDDFAVTLEWLRLRGNDQTLLDALDGWALLENQATWARYVELSTAALQQLGWAQGLEKLSTACEELRQLEEPCPRDTFLRWLAETLRTPGRQRQALGRDAFARVQLLDYREAGGQVFSHVILAGLSDGQWPPQEREAAFLTDADRQRLNQEVVSMGRAGEGQLALLGDRGYLPTFGERRVLAREGLLEVLRHTTVSAYASCTVHRDREVGEPLQPGELFWELVYAQEGRLWEDAEVNRQQGTTARRWLEPLLGHGPEPVVELAPVAATQAAQVARLRMDTPFGEWDGGFARPPQEPLVLSARDWEKVLSAPAQVWMQSVLGLEAKGHYRERADEGLARGIWVHRWLEQGVDAAKDAPDFSAQLPERVRTLAEQERVFVEQAWQKVHRPRPELWPSVWQEALRIAAYCAGLVASIGGDWRARPEFRLPDGSAAVLAGHRLQITGKVDLILERQSASGPEYWIVDYKTGNRAALKARQAVQGDSLQLLLYALAMPPAVGPTRVSLLSEQVSDVVQIHTGELEDLAPVLETLAAIQRTGTFGFTGPVRARWGFAEPYPFALLPLPPWVVQAKWTLTHPNLACPA from the coding sequence ATGGAGACCTCCACCGCATTCTATGCCGCTCATCACGCCGACGACCTTTGGCCGGTGGTGGAGGCGTGGTGCCGTCTCTATCGCCTGAGCCTCGCCCCGCCCAAGAGGCCCGATGTGGTGGTGGCACCCTCGCGCGCGCTCTCCGCTGCGCTCAAGACGCGCCTGCTCGATGCAGGGGTGGGCACGGTGGGCCTGCAATTCTGGACCCCCTCCGACCTGCGCCGCCACCTCGTGCGTGCGCGGTACGAGGGGCGCAAGCTGGCTACGCGGGAAGACCTCCAGTTGCTCGCCGCCCTGGCCCGCCCGGAGCTGCCGGCAGACGCGGTCGAGGGCATCCCGCCCTCACCGGACGCCTGGTTGACCGCCTGGGACGAATTGGCTTCGGCCGGTTGGGGCGCGGAGGCGTTTTCCATCCCGTTTGCACAGCAGTGGACGGAGCGTTTTGAGAAGCTTTTGGACAAGATCGGCCTGCTCACCACCCCCAAAGCGGAGGTGGCCTTTGCGGAGGAACGCCCGGCGGAGCCTCGCCTCGGGCGCGTCTTGCTGGTGGGGTTCGGGCCGGGGCATCACCGTTGGCAGACGCTGTTGCGCGGGGCCGTTCGGCAGGCCCAGGACGTGACTTTTGTCTTTCCACGCCCGGCGGAGACCACGTGGGGGCAGGTCTGGTGGAGCTTGTGGGAGTCGTTGGCGGGCGAGCCGAGCGTGATCGAAACCGGCGAGGCCCGTACCAGTCCTCTCACCCCGCTGGTCGAGGCCTTGGAAACGAGCGGACGCCTTACCACCACCGTGCCGTTGGAGCTGAACGTCGCCCGCAGCCTCAGTCAGGAGGCCGATCTGGTGGCGCGTCAGGTGGTCGCGGCCTTGGCCGAGCCGGAAGCGGAGCGCATCGGCGTGCTGCTGCCCAATACGCAGGGCCTCGCGCGATTGGTCGCCCAGCGTCTGCAAGATCTCCAGATCCCGCACCACGACACGTTTGGCTTTTTTGCGGCCGCGAGTGCCGAGCAGCGTCTCTTCAACCACTGGGTGGCCTGGCAACAGGACCGTCGGGTCGATGACGCCTACGCGTTTTTCCGCCTCTTGGCCGACCTCGGGAAGTTCGATCCCGTGGTCCTCAAGCGCGCGCACCGGGGCTGGGAAAACGCCATCGAAGCCCTCATCAGCGACGACTTTGCCGTGACGCTGGAATGGCTGCGCCTGCGCGGTAACGACCAGACGCTGCTGGATGCGCTCGACGGGTGGGCCTTGCTCGAGAATCAGGCGACCTGGGCCCGTTACGTCGAGCTGTCGACGGCGGCCTTGCAGCAACTGGGTTGGGCGCAGGGGTTGGAAAAGCTTTCGACGGCCTGCGAGGAGCTGCGCCAGCTCGAAGAGCCATGCCCGCGCGACACCTTCCTGCGCTGGCTGGCGGAGACGCTGCGGACGCCGGGCCGGCAGCGGCAAGCCTTGGGCCGCGATGCTTTTGCGCGCGTCCAGCTACTGGATTACCGCGAGGCGGGCGGGCAGGTGTTTAGCCACGTGATCCTCGCCGGGCTTTCCGACGGTCAATGGCCGCCGCAGGAGCGCGAGGCCGCGTTTTTAACCGATGCGGACCGCCAGCGCCTCAACCAGGAGGTGGTAAGCATGGGCCGGGCGGGCGAGGGCCAGCTCGCGCTATTGGGCGACCGGGGCTATTTGCCGACCTTTGGTGAGCGTCGGGTGTTGGCGCGCGAGGGCTTGCTGGAAGTGCTGCGCCATACGACTGTAAGTGCCTACGCCAGCTGCACCGTGCACCGCGACCGCGAAGTGGGCGAGCCGCTGCAGCCGGGCGAACTCTTTTGGGAGCTTGTCTACGCCCAGGAAGGCCGCTTGTGGGAAGATGCCGAGGTGAACCGCCAGCAAGGCACGACCGCCCGCCGCTGGCTGGAGCCGTTGCTGGGTCATGGCCCCGAGCCGGTGGTCGAGTTGGCCCCGGTGGCGGCCACGCAGGCCGCTCAGGTGGCCCGGCTGCGGATGGATACGCCGTTTGGCGAGTGGGACGGTGGCTTCGCGCGCCCGCCGCAAGAGCCGCTGGTGTTGAGTGCGCGCGATTGGGAGAAGGTGCTGTCGGCGCCCGCTCAGGTCTGGATGCAATCGGTCCTTGGGCTGGAGGCGAAGGGCCACTACCGCGAGCGGGCCGACGAGGGCCTTGCGCGAGGCATCTGGGTGCACCGCTGGCTGGAGCAGGGAGTCGATGCGGCCAAGGACGCGCCCGATTTTTCCGCTCAGTTGCCCGAGCGCGTGCGTACCTTGGCGGAGCAGGAACGGGTGTTCGTCGAGCAGGCTTGGCAAAAGGTGCACCGCCCGCGTCCTGAGCTGTGGCCGTCGGTCTGGCAGGAGGCGCTTCGGATTGCCGCCTACTGCGCGGGCTTGGTGGCTTCGATTGGCGGCGATTGGCGGGCGCGGCCCGAGTTTCGCCTGCCCGACGGCAGCGCAGCGGTGCTCGCGGGCCATCGCCTGCAGATCACGGGCAAGGTCGACTTGATCCTCGAGCGGCAGAGCGCGAGCGGTCCGGAATACTGGATCGTGGATTACAAAACGGGCAACCGTGCCGCGCTCAAGGCCAGGCAAGCCGTCCAGGGCGATAGCCTGCAACTGCTGCTCTACGCGCTGGCGATGCCGCCGGCGGTCGGGCCCACGCGGGTTTCGCTGCTCTCGGAGCAGGTCTCCGACGTGGTGCAGATCCATACCGGCGAGCTGGAAGACCTTGCGCCGGTCCTTGAAACGCTGGCCGCGATCCAACGCACCGGCACTTTCGGCTTCACGGGCCCGGTGCGGGCGCGCTGGGGCTTTGCCGAGCCTTACCCGTTCGCCCTGCTGCCGCTGCCACCCTGGGTGGTGCAGGCCAAATGGACCCTCACGCACCCCAACCTCGCCTGCCCCGCCTGA
- a CDS encoding mechanosensitive ion channel family protein, with protein MAVFLEWAVGPYTVRELLLSFIFVLAGFGFRGLFTNVILRGARLFTSKTNSDYDDRLLTALEKPLANFMPVFGIYLAIAVLPLSDEWSNISSLLFRGVSMVLFFWGLIRVVDVLIDVAMTVTGAGDKGLAGFAPLVKKSLRIFLCVLGTVMVVDNLGYDIGGILATLGIGGAALAFASKDTIANLYGSIALALDRPFRVGDWIQVGSEVDGDVESIGLRSTKVRTWPKTVISIPNSVLANAMINNWSRMPKRRVKQVIGVTYDTSPETMNQLVDDIRQLLREDEGVQQDFILVNWTDFGASSLDILVYYFTTTIAWVEHMNVRQRINTKIAQAVTKRGSSVAFPTRTLHLAGDEWQRLNQGQPLPGDGGPQFPN; from the coding sequence ATGGCTGTGTTTCTGGAGTGGGCGGTGGGCCCCTATACGGTGCGTGAGCTCTTGCTCAGCTTCATTTTCGTGCTGGCTGGCTTCGGCTTCCGCGGGCTCTTTACCAATGTCATCCTGCGGGGAGCCCGTCTCTTTACCAGCAAGACCAATAGCGACTACGACGACCGGCTGCTGACGGCGCTCGAAAAGCCGCTGGCCAACTTCATGCCGGTTTTCGGCATCTACCTGGCGATTGCGGTGCTGCCGCTCAGCGACGAGTGGTCCAACATCTCTAGCCTGCTTTTCCGCGGGGTTTCGATGGTCCTCTTCTTCTGGGGCCTCATCCGGGTGGTCGATGTGCTGATCGATGTGGCGATGACGGTGACCGGCGCGGGCGACAAGGGCCTGGCTGGCTTCGCTCCGCTGGTCAAGAAGAGCCTCCGCATCTTCCTCTGCGTCCTGGGAACCGTCATGGTGGTCGACAACCTTGGGTACGACATCGGGGGCATCCTCGCCACCCTTGGCATCGGCGGCGCTGCGCTGGCTTTCGCTTCCAAGGACACCATCGCCAACCTCTACGGCTCCATCGCGCTCGCGCTCGACCGGCCTTTCCGGGTCGGCGACTGGATCCAGGTGGGCAGCGAAGTCGACGGCGACGTGGAATCCATTGGCCTACGTTCGACGAAGGTCCGTACCTGGCCCAAGACCGTGATCTCGATCCCCAACAGCGTGCTGGCCAACGCGATGATCAACAACTGGTCGCGCATGCCCAAGCGCCGCGTGAAGCAGGTGATTGGCGTGACGTACGACACTTCGCCCGAGACGATGAACCAGCTGGTCGACGACATTCGCCAGCTCCTGCGGGAAGACGAGGGCGTGCAGCAAGACTTCATCCTCGTCAACTGGACCGATTTCGGCGCTTCCAGTCTCGATATCCTCGTGTATTATTTCACCACCACGATTGCTTGGGTCGAGCACATGAACGTGCGCCAGCGGATCAATACCAAGATAGCGCAGGCGGTGACCAAGCGCGGCAGCAGTGTCGCCTTTCCCACCCGCACGCTTCACCTCGCGGGCGACGAATGGCAGCGCCTCAACCAGGGCCAGCCTTTACCTGGCGACGGTGGCCCGCAGTTCCCCAACTAG